A single genomic interval of Rhinopithecus roxellana isolate Shanxi Qingling chromosome 11, ASM756505v1, whole genome shotgun sequence harbors:
- the NUDT13 gene encoding nucleoside diphosphate-linked moiety X motif 13 isoform X2, with amino-acid sequence METELKGSFIELRKALFQLNARDASMLSTAQALLRWHDAHQFCSRSGQPTKKNVAGSKRVCPSNNIIYYPQMAPVVITLVSDGTRCLLARQSSFPKGMYSALAGFCDIGESVEETIRREVAEEVGLEVESLQYYASQHWPFPSGSLMIACHATVKPGQTEIQVNLRELETAAWFSHDEVATALKRKGSYSQQQNGTFPFWLPPKLAISHQLIKEWVEKQTCSSLPA; translated from the exons ATGGAGACAGAGCTCAAGGGGTCTTTCATTGAGCTGAGAAAGGCTCTCTTTCAACTCAATGCAAGGGATGCCTCCATGCTGTCCACG GCTCAAGCTCTTCTCCGCTGGCATGATGCTCATCAGTTCTGCAGCAGAAGTGGGCAGCCCACCAAGAAGAATGTGGCTGGCAGCAAGCGTGTGTGCCCTTCCAATAATATCATCTATTATCCACAG ATGGCTCCTGTGGTGATCACGCTGGTGTCAGATGGGACCCGATGCCTGCTTGCCCGCCAAAGCTCTTTTCCCAAGGGAATGTATTCTGCCTTGGCAGGTTTTTGTGATATAG GTGAAAGTGTGGAAGAGACCATCCGTCGAGAAGTTGCAGAAGAGGTGGGATTGGAGGTGGAAAGCCTGCAGTACTATGCATCCCAGCACTGGCCCTTTCCTAGTGGCTCACTCATGATTGCTTGCCATGCAACTGTGAAACCAGGGCAAACAGAA ATCCAGGTGAACTTGAGAGAATTAGAGACAGCTGCCTGGTTCAGTCATGATGAGGTAGCCACAGCCCTGAAGAGAAAGGGCTCCTATTCTCAGCAACAGAATGGGACTTTCCCATTCTGGCTGCCCCCTAAGTTAGCCATCTCCCACCAACTGATAAAGGAGTGGGTGGAAAAACAGACCTGTTCTTCCCTGCCTGCTTAG